The proteins below come from a single Streptomyces spongiicola genomic window:
- a CDS encoding response regulator yields MHEKGKITVFLVDGHEVVRRGVYELLSAEDGIEVVGEADTATEALVRIPALRPDVVILEVRLPDGSGVAVCREIRSRNEDTSCLMLTSHADDEALFDAITAGASGYVLKTIRGAELLAAVRDVAAGRSLLDPAATARVLQRLRDGNAPRTDDRLASLTEQERRILDLIGEGLTNRAIGERLHLAEKTIKNYVSGLLSKLGMERRSQAAAYVARLHAERH; encoded by the coding sequence GTGCATGAAAAGGGAAAAATCACCGTATTCCTGGTGGACGGCCATGAGGTCGTCCGTCGCGGCGTGTACGAGCTGCTGTCCGCCGAGGACGGCATCGAGGTCGTCGGCGAGGCCGACACGGCGACAGAAGCCCTGGTCAGGATCCCTGCGCTGCGCCCCGATGTGGTGATCCTCGAAGTACGTCTTCCCGACGGAAGCGGGGTCGCGGTCTGCCGGGAGATCCGTTCGCGGAACGAGGACACCTCGTGCCTGATGCTCACCTCCCACGCGGACGACGAGGCGCTGTTCGACGCGATCACGGCCGGGGCCTCCGGCTACGTTCTGAAGACGATCCGCGGCGCCGAGCTGCTCGCGGCGGTGCGCGATGTGGCTGCGGGCAGGTCGCTGCTCGACCCCGCCGCCACCGCGCGCGTCCTTCAGCGGCTGCGCGACGGGAACGCCCCGAGGACCGACGACAGGCTGGCGAGCCTCACCGAGCAGGAACGCAGGATTCTGGACCTGATCGGCGAGGGGCTCACCAACCGGGCCATCGGCGAGCGGCTGCACCTGGCGGAGAAGACCATCAAGAACTACGTCTCCGGCCTGCTGTCGAAGCTG
- the pdhA gene encoding pyruvate dehydrogenase (acetyl-transferring) E1 component subunit alpha: MTVENTAARKPRRSSKRVSAAKKPTSSEPQLVQLLTPEGERVANPDYDRHVADLGPEELRGLYRDMVLTRRFDAEATALQRQGELGLWASLLGQEAAQIGSGRALRDDDYVFPTYREHGVAWCRGVDPTNLLGMFRGVNHGGWDPGSNNFHLYTIVIGSQTLHATGYAMGVAKDGADSAVIAYFGDGASSQGDVAESFTFSAVYNAPVVFFCQNNQWAISEPTERQTRVPLYQRAQGYGFPGVRVDGNDVLACLAVTRSALERARRGEGPTLVEAFTYRMGAHTTSDDPTRYRHDDERAAWEAKDPILRLRKYLADQGHADEAFFTGLEAESDTLAKRVREAVRAMPDPDDMAMFEHVYADGHALVDEERAQFAAYQASFSTEPDSGSAAGAEEGK, translated from the coding sequence GTGACCGTGGAGAACACTGCCGCGCGCAAACCGCGCCGCAGCAGTAAGCGCGTCAGCGCCGCGAAGAAGCCAACGAGTTCCGAGCCCCAGCTCGTACAGCTGCTGACGCCCGAGGGCGAGCGGGTGGCCAACCCGGACTACGACCGCCATGTCGCCGACCTCGGCCCCGAGGAGCTTCGCGGGCTCTACCGGGACATGGTTCTCACCCGTCGTTTCGACGCCGAGGCCACCGCCCTCCAGCGCCAGGGCGAGCTGGGCCTGTGGGCCTCGCTGCTCGGCCAGGAGGCCGCCCAGATCGGCTCCGGACGCGCACTGCGCGACGACGACTACGTCTTCCCGACCTACCGCGAGCACGGGGTCGCCTGGTGCCGCGGAGTCGACCCGACGAACCTGCTGGGAATGTTCCGCGGCGTGAACCACGGAGGGTGGGACCCCGGCAGCAACAACTTCCATCTGTATACGATCGTCATCGGCTCGCAGACGCTGCACGCCACCGGGTACGCGATGGGGGTCGCCAAGGACGGCGCGGACTCCGCGGTGATCGCGTACTTCGGCGACGGCGCCTCCAGTCAGGGCGACGTGGCGGAGTCGTTCACCTTCTCCGCGGTCTACAACGCCCCGGTCGTGTTCTTCTGCCAGAACAACCAGTGGGCGATCTCCGAGCCCACCGAGCGCCAGACCCGGGTACCGCTCTACCAGCGAGCCCAGGGCTACGGCTTCCCCGGTGTCCGCGTCGACGGCAACGACGTGCTCGCCTGCCTGGCCGTGACCCGGTCGGCGCTGGAGCGCGCCCGCCGCGGGGAGGGCCCCACGCTGGTCGAGGCGTTCACCTACCGCATGGGCGCCCACACCACCTCGGACGACCCGACCCGCTACCGCCACGACGACGAGCGGGCGGCCTGGGAGGCCAAGGACCCGATCCTGAGGCTGCGGAAGTACCTGGCCGACCAGGGCCACGCCGACGAGGCCTTCTTCACCGGGCTGGAGGCGGAGAGCGACACGCTCGCCAAGCGCGTCCGCGAGGCGGTGCGCGCCATGCCCGACCCGGACGACATGGCGATGTTCGAGCACGTCTACGCCGACGGGCACGCGCTCGTCGACGAGGAGCGCGCGCAGTTCGCCGCGTACCAGGCGTCGTTCAGCACGGAGCCGGACAGCGGCTCCGCCGCGGGTGCCGAGGAGGGCAAGTAG
- a CDS encoding alpha-ketoacid dehydrogenase subunit beta, whose protein sequence is MAVEKMSLAKALNESLRKALDTDPKVLVMGEDVGKLGGVFRITDGLQKDFGEERVIDTPLAESGIVGTAIGLALRGYRPVVEIQFDGFVFPAYDQIVTQLAKMHARALGKVKLPVVVRIPYGGGIGAVEHHSESPEALFAHVAGLKVVSPSNAADGYWMLQQAIQSDDPVIFFEPKRRYWDKAEVDTESIPDPLHTARVARPGTDITLAAYGPMVKVCLEAAAAAEEEGKSVEVLDLRSMSPIDFDAVQRSVERTGRLVVVHEAPVFYGSGAEIAARITERCFYHLEAPVLRVGGFHAPYPPARLEEEYLPGLDRVLDAVDRSLAY, encoded by the coding sequence ATGGCCGTAGAGAAGATGTCGCTCGCCAAGGCGCTCAACGAGTCGCTGCGCAAGGCTCTCGACACGGACCCCAAGGTCCTCGTGATGGGCGAGGACGTCGGCAAGCTCGGCGGGGTCTTCCGTATCACCGACGGGCTCCAGAAGGACTTCGGCGAGGAGCGGGTCATCGACACCCCGCTCGCCGAGTCCGGCATCGTCGGCACCGCGATCGGACTGGCGCTGCGCGGCTACCGCCCCGTCGTCGAGATCCAGTTCGACGGTTTCGTCTTCCCCGCGTACGACCAGATCGTCACCCAGCTCGCCAAGATGCACGCCCGCGCGCTCGGCAAGGTCAAGCTGCCGGTGGTCGTCCGCATCCCCTACGGCGGCGGGATCGGCGCGGTCGAGCACCACTCCGAGTCGCCCGAGGCGCTGTTCGCCCATGTGGCCGGCCTCAAGGTCGTCTCGCCGTCCAACGCCGCCGACGGCTACTGGATGCTGCAGCAGGCCATCCAGAGCGACGACCCGGTGATCTTCTTCGAGCCCAAGCGGCGCTACTGGGACAAGGCCGAGGTCGACACCGAGTCCATCCCGGACCCGCTGCACACCGCCCGGGTCGCCCGCCCCGGCACGGACATCACCCTCGCCGCCTACGGCCCGATGGTGAAGGTCTGCCTGGAGGCCGCGGCCGCCGCCGAGGAGGAGGGCAAGTCGGTCGAGGTCCTGGACCTGCGCTCGATGTCCCCGATCGACTTCGACGCCGTGCAGCGGTCGGTGGAGAGGACCGGCCGGCTGGTCGTCGTCCACGAGGCCCCGGTGTTCTACGGCTCGGGCGCGGAGATCGCCGCCCGTATCACCGAGCGGTGCTTCTACCACCTGGAGGCGCCGGTCCTGCGGGTCGGCGGATTCCACGCCCCCTACCCGCCGGCCCGGCTGGAGGAGGAGTACCTTCCGGGACTGGACCGGGTGCTCGACGCCGTCGACCGCTCGCTGGCGTACTGA
- a CDS encoding dihydrolipoamide acetyltransferase family protein has product MTTMTDASTRFREFRMPDVGEGLTEAEILKWYVRPGDTVTDGQVVCEVETAKAAVELPIPYDGVVHELRFDEGTTVDVGTAIITVDVAPGSGPAERSAPPAATGSAVAAAEPETGAETGVGTGLGTGAEEKPAGRQPVLVGYGVAESSTKRRPRKGTAASGQARSAARTEAAAAVQAELNGHGTAASAASRPLAKPPVRKLARDLGVDLATVVPSGPDGIITRDDVRAAAAPAQAPAPVAAAGQGAAPEQVAAEAAAAPSGPAVAGARETRVPVKGVRKATAQAMVGSAFTAPHVTEFVTVDVTRTMKLVEELKADKDMAGLRVNPLLLVARALLVAIRRNPEVNAAWDEANQEIVLKHYVNLGIAAATPRGLIVPNIKDAHDKTLPQLAEALGELVSTAREGRTTPAAMQGGTVTITNVGVFGVDTGTPILNPGESAILAVGAIKLQPWVHKGKVKPRQVTTLALSFDHRLVDGELGSKVLADVAAVLEQPRRLITWA; this is encoded by the coding sequence GTGACGACGATGACTGACGCTTCCACGCGCTTCCGCGAGTTCAGGATGCCCGACGTGGGCGAGGGGCTCACCGAGGCCGAGATCCTCAAGTGGTACGTCCGGCCCGGCGACACCGTCACCGACGGCCAGGTCGTGTGCGAGGTCGAGACCGCCAAGGCCGCGGTGGAACTGCCCATCCCCTACGACGGAGTGGTGCACGAGCTCCGTTTCGACGAGGGCACCACCGTGGACGTCGGCACCGCGATCATCACCGTGGACGTGGCGCCGGGCTCCGGCCCGGCCGAGCGGTCGGCACCGCCGGCGGCCACCGGGTCCGCGGTCGCGGCCGCCGAACCGGAGACCGGGGCGGAGACCGGAGTGGGGACCGGGTTGGGTACCGGGGCGGAGGAGAAGCCCGCCGGCCGCCAGCCCGTCCTGGTCGGCTACGGCGTCGCCGAGTCCTCCACCAAGCGCCGCCCGCGCAAGGGCACTGCGGCATCCGGGCAGGCCCGGTCGGCCGCGCGGACCGAGGCCGCGGCGGCCGTGCAGGCCGAGCTGAACGGCCACGGGACCGCGGCGTCCGCCGCGTCCCGCCCGCTGGCCAAGCCCCCGGTCCGCAAGCTGGCCAGGGACCTCGGGGTGGACCTCGCCACGGTCGTGCCCAGCGGCCCCGACGGGATCATCACCCGCGACGACGTCCGGGCGGCCGCGGCGCCGGCCCAGGCGCCCGCGCCCGTCGCGGCAGCCGGGCAGGGGGCGGCGCCCGAGCAGGTGGCGGCGGAGGCCGCGGCGGCGCCCTCCGGGCCGGCGGTGGCCGGTGCCCGCGAGACCCGCGTCCCGGTGAAGGGCGTCCGCAAGGCCACCGCCCAGGCGATGGTCGGCTCGGCCTTCACCGCGCCGCACGTCACCGAGTTCGTCACGGTCGACGTCACGCGCACGATGAAGCTGGTCGAGGAGCTGAAGGCCGACAAGGACATGGCCGGGCTGCGGGTGAACCCCCTGCTGCTCGTCGCCAGGGCGCTGCTGGTCGCGATCAGGCGCAACCCGGAGGTCAACGCCGCCTGGGACGAGGCCAACCAGGAGATCGTGCTCAAGCACTACGTCAACCTGGGCATCGCCGCCGCCACCCCGCGCGGTCTGATCGTGCCGAACATCAAGGACGCGCACGACAAGACCCTGCCGCAGCTCGCCGAGGCCCTCGGCGAGCTGGTGTCCACCGCCCGTGAGGGGAGGACGACCCCGGCCGCGATGCAGGGCGGCACGGTGACGATCACCAATGTGGGCGTCTTCGGGGTCGACACCGGCACGCCGATCCTCAACCCCGGCGAGTCGGCGATCCTCGCGGTCGGCGCGATCAAGCTCCAGCCGTGGGTCCACAAGGGCAAGGTCAAGCCCCGCCAGGTCACCACGCTGGCGCTCTCCTTCGACCACCGGCTGGTCGACGGGGAACTGGGCTCGAAGGTCCTGGCGGACGTCGCCGCCGTGCTGGAGCAGCCGAGGAGGCTCATCACCTGGGCCTGA
- a CDS encoding D-alanyl-D-alanine carboxypeptidase family protein — protein sequence MRRAATVALAGGVLLTVSPLAAPAQAATPTPSITAKGGFLLDQADGKAVYGKATGTRRQMASTTKLVTAITVLTIKGVDLNKKVTVKAEYRNYVAREGASTADLRTGDKLTVRQLLSGLMLPSGCDAAYALADTYGTGTTTAARTSSFIGKMNAKAKQLGLVNTKFDSFDGISRTGNNYTTPSDLAKLARHAMSSSVFREVVKPTSYKAAATTSTGGTRTYTWYNTNKLLGSYSGAIGVKTGTGTAAGPCLVFAATRNGKTYTGVVLASSTGDNRFKDAAKLLDFGFASSSARTMELRSLPAGTQRD from the coding sequence GTGCGCCGCGCCGCCACCGTCGCTCTCGCGGGTGGCGTGCTGCTGACGGTCTCGCCCCTGGCCGCCCCCGCCCAAGCGGCGACGCCGACCCCGTCCATCACGGCCAAGGGCGGCTTCCTCCTGGACCAGGCGGACGGCAAGGCCGTCTACGGCAAGGCCACCGGCACCCGCCGTCAGATGGCCAGCACGACCAAGCTCGTGACGGCCATAACGGTCCTCACCATCAAGGGAGTGGACCTCAACAAGAAGGTCACGGTCAAGGCGGAGTACCGGAACTACGTCGCCCGCGAGGGCGCCAGCACCGCGGACCTGCGCACCGGCGACAAACTGACTGTCCGCCAGTTGCTCTCCGGGCTGATGCTGCCGTCCGGCTGCGACGCCGCGTACGCCCTGGCCGACACGTACGGCACGGGCACGACGACCGCCGCCCGCACCAGCTCCTTCATCGGCAAGATGAACGCGAAGGCCAAGCAACTGGGCCTGGTCAACACCAAGTTCGACTCGTTCGACGGCATCTCGCGCACCGGGAACAACTACACGACCCCGTCGGACCTGGCGAAGCTGGCCCGGCACGCGATGAGCAGCTCCGTCTTCCGCGAGGTCGTCAAGCCGACGTCCTACAAGGCCGCGGCCACGACGAGCACGGGCGGCACCCGCACCTACACGTGGTACAACACCAACAAGCTGCTCGGCTCCTACAGCGGCGCGATCGGCGTGAAGACCGGTACCGGTACGGCGGCGGGGCCCTGCCTCGTCTTCGCCGCGACCCGCAACGGCAAGACCTACACCGGTGTGGTGCTGGCCTCGTCCACCGGCGACAACCGGTTCAAGGACGCGGCGAAGCTGCTCGACTTCGGCTTCGCCTCCAGCAGCGCCCGCACGATGGAGCTGCGTTCGCTCCCGGCCGGCACCCAGCGGGACTGA
- a CDS encoding GntR family transcriptional regulator: MPAAPVRQPPAAERVYAHVKQAVLDRRYEGGTLLTEGELADAVGVSRTPVREALLKLEMEGLLRLYPKKGALVLAVSAQEIADVVETRLLVEEFAVRRAVPAPPRLIRRLAELLDEHRKCAESGDLAEVAATDRRFHAEIVRHAGNEILSRLYDQLRDRQLRMGVAVMHSHPDRVAKNIAEHAELLDAIRAGDAERAAACVRRHLGRVRVLVRGEQG, from the coding sequence ATGCCCGCCGCCCCCGTGCGACAGCCCCCTGCCGCCGAACGCGTCTACGCCCATGTCAAGCAGGCCGTCCTCGACCGCCGATACGAGGGCGGCACCCTGCTCACCGAGGGCGAACTCGCCGACGCCGTAGGGGTGTCCCGCACCCCGGTCCGCGAGGCGCTCCTCAAGCTGGAGATGGAGGGACTCCTCAGGCTCTACCCGAAGAAGGGCGCGCTCGTCCTCGCCGTCTCCGCGCAGGAGATCGCGGATGTCGTCGAAACCAGGTTGCTGGTCGAGGAGTTCGCCGTCCGCCGGGCCGTCCCCGCCCCGCCCCGGCTGATCCGGCGCCTGGCGGAACTGCTCGACGAGCACAGGAAGTGTGCCGAGTCCGGCGACCTCGCCGAGGTCGCCGCCACAGACCGCCGCTTCCACGCGGAGATCGTCCGCCACGCCGGCAACGAGATCCTGTCCCGCCTCTACGACCAGCTGCGCGACCGCCAGTTGAGGATGGGGGTCGCCGTCATGCACTCCCACCCCGACCGCGTCGCCAAGAACATCGCCGAGCACGCCGAGCTGCTGGACGCCATCAGGGCCGGTGACGCCGAGCGGGCCGCGGCCTGTGTACGCCGGCACCTGGGCCGGGTCAGGGTGCTGGTCCGGGGGGAGCAGGGATGA
- a CDS encoding MFS transporter, with product MSRDCAALPGDPPGGRRAALVWGIGVAVYFVAVIFRTSLGVAGLDAADRFDVNASALSAFSILQLLVYAGMQIPVGLMVDRLGTRKVLTLGVVLFTAGQLAFAFSPSYGTALAARALLGCGDAMTFISVLRLGSRWFPARRGPFVAQVAALFGMAGNLVSTLVVSRMLEGLGWTATFAGSAAAGAIVLVLLVLFLRDHPEGAEPPSAVRTGAAFVRRQLALSWREPGTRLGMWVHFTTQFPAMVFLLLWGLPFLVEAQRLSRETAGWLLTLVVVSNMVVGLVYGQVIARHHAARAPLALGTAAATAAVWAATLAHPGGRAPLWLLITLCAVLGACGPASMIGFDFARPANPPERQGTASGIVNMGGFVASMTTLLAVGVLLDATGDDYGVAFSSVLALQALGVTQILRLRARTVRLERERLVASRVEAVHVPV from the coding sequence ATGAGCCGGGACTGCGCCGCACTGCCCGGTGACCCCCCGGGTGGACGCCGGGCCGCCCTCGTCTGGGGCATCGGCGTCGCCGTCTACTTCGTCGCCGTCATCTTCCGTACCTCGCTGGGAGTCGCCGGGCTCGACGCGGCCGACCGCTTCGACGTCAACGCCTCCGCCCTCTCCGCCTTCTCCATACTCCAGCTGCTGGTCTACGCGGGCATGCAGATACCCGTCGGTCTCATGGTCGACCGGCTCGGCACCAGGAAGGTGCTGACCCTCGGCGTCGTCCTGTTCACGGCGGGGCAGCTCGCCTTCGCCTTCTCCCCCTCCTACGGGACCGCCCTCGCCGCGCGGGCGCTCCTCGGCTGCGGCGACGCGATGACCTTCATCAGCGTGCTGCGGCTCGGCTCCCGCTGGTTCCCGGCCCGCCGCGGACCGTTCGTCGCCCAGGTCGCGGCGCTGTTCGGGATGGCGGGCAACCTGGTCTCCACCCTGGTGGTCTCCCGGATGCTGGAAGGCCTCGGCTGGACCGCCACGTTCGCGGGCAGCGCCGCGGCCGGAGCGATCGTCCTCGTCCTGCTCGTCCTCTTCCTCAGGGACCATCCCGAGGGTGCGGAGCCGCCGTCCGCCGTCCGCACCGGCGCGGCCTTCGTCCGCCGGCAGCTCGCCCTCTCCTGGCGGGAGCCCGGGACCCGGCTCGGGATGTGGGTGCACTTCACCACCCAGTTCCCCGCGATGGTGTTCCTGCTGCTGTGGGGGCTTCCGTTCCTCGTCGAGGCCCAGCGGCTCTCCCGGGAGACCGCCGGCTGGCTGCTCACCCTCGTGGTCGTCTCCAACATGGTGGTGGGACTGGTCTACGGCCAGGTCATCGCCCGGCACCATGCCGCGCGGGCACCACTCGCCCTCGGCACGGCCGCGGCGACGGCGGCGGTGTGGGCGGCCACCCTCGCCCACCCGGGCGGCCGCGCTCCCCTGTGGCTGCTGATCACCCTGTGCGCGGTCCTCGGGGCGTGCGGCCCCGCCTCGATGATCGGTTTCGACTTCGCCCGGCCGGCCAACCCGCCGGAACGCCAGGGGACCGCGTCCGGCATCGTCAACATGGGCGGTTTCGTGGCCTCCATGACCACACTGCTGGCGGTGGGCGTACTGCTGGACGCGACCGGCGACGACTACGGCGTCGCGTTCTCGTCCGTCCTCGCCCTTCAGGCGCTTGGCGTGACCCAGATCCTGCGGCTGCGGGCGCGCACGGTCCGGCTGGAGCGGGAGCGGCTGGTGGCGAGCCGGGTCGAGGCGGTGCACGTCCCGGTGTGA
- a CDS encoding maleylpyruvate isomerase family mycothiol-dependent enzyme, translating into MTVHPSLQTYADAWTHSIEAIFELVKPLAEGQWNRATPCPAWSVRDIVSHIIGMECEMLGDPRPIHSLPRDLYHVRSEFARYMEMQVDVRRHHTAPEMTSEFEYTIIRRNRQLRNENRSPETMVRAPLGAHQTLEQAYRIRAFDVWVHEQDLRVALNAPGNLDSPGALVARDQFISALPKVVAKGAGAPPHTAVVLDVHGPVEFLRTVRVGADGRGTVDGSPSLGPAVTLALDWETYVRLAAGRVRPAAVADRIKIEGDAGLAAAILESFAVTP; encoded by the coding sequence GTGACCGTCCATCCCAGTCTCCAGACCTACGCCGACGCCTGGACCCACTCCATCGAAGCCATATTCGAGCTGGTGAAGCCGCTCGCGGAGGGCCAGTGGAACCGCGCGACACCGTGCCCCGCATGGTCGGTTCGCGACATCGTGTCGCACATCATCGGCATGGAGTGCGAGATGCTCGGCGACCCCCGCCCCATCCACAGCCTGCCGCGCGATCTCTACCATGTGCGAAGCGAGTTCGCCCGCTACATGGAGATGCAGGTCGATGTGCGCCGCCACCACACGGCGCCGGAGATGACCTCCGAGTTCGAGTACACGATCATCCGGCGGAACCGTCAGCTGCGGAACGAGAACCGCTCTCCGGAGACGATGGTGCGCGCCCCGCTGGGTGCGCATCAGACCCTGGAACAGGCCTACCGCATCCGGGCGTTCGACGTCTGGGTGCACGAACAGGACCTGCGCGTGGCGCTGAACGCGCCCGGCAACCTCGACTCCCCCGGGGCGCTGGTCGCCCGCGACCAGTTCATCTCGGCGCTGCCGAAGGTCGTCGCGAAGGGCGCCGGGGCGCCGCCCCACACGGCGGTGGTCCTCGATGTGCACGGGCCGGTGGAGTTCCTGCGGACGGTGCGGGTCGGCGCGGACGGACGCGGCACCGTCGACGGCTCGCCCTCACTGGGCCCGGCCGTGACCCTGGCCCTGGACTGGGAGACCTATGTGCGGCTGGCGGCCGGCCGGGTCCGGCCCGCCGCCGTCGCCGACCGGATCAAGATCGAAGGGGACGCCGGGCTCGCGGCCGCGATCCTGGAGTCGTTCGCGGTGACGCCCTAG